A DNA window from uncultured Methanoregula sp. contains the following coding sequences:
- a CDS encoding DUF5698 domain-containing protein, translated as MGSTAFTLAAAAVPLIILIARIFETSLETVRTIYIARGHANLASCMGIVKTGIWLLSTGLVLTNLTDYWNILAYLAGYGIGTLLGMQIEDMISIGDVIVRMFVPGDPQPIMTELSTHGYGMTRIEGSGTFSHSVNIIFMIVPRKELARLLDILSKNYPDILYTIEDVRNIKHGAKIFFKDPKKRVLGFFGL; from the coding sequence ATCGGATCAACAGCCTTTACCCTGGCAGCAGCAGCGGTACCCCTCATCATCCTGATTGCCAGGATCTTCGAGACCAGTCTTGAGACGGTCCGGACCATCTATATTGCCCGCGGGCATGCCAATCTCGCATCCTGTATGGGGATTGTCAAGACCGGTATCTGGCTGCTCTCAACAGGGCTTGTTCTGACTAACCTGACCGATTACTGGAATATCCTCGCCTACCTTGCCGGATACGGGATTGGCACCCTGCTGGGCATGCAGATCGAGGACATGATCTCGATTGGAGATGTTATTGTCCGCATGTTTGTCCCGGGCGATCCCCAGCCGATCATGACCGAGCTCTCAACCCATGGCTATGGCATGACCCGGATCGAGGGATCCGGGACATTCTCGCATTCCGTGAACATCATTTTCATGATTGTACCAAGAAAAGAACTGGCACGGCTGCTCGATATCCTCTCAAAAAATTATCCTGATATTCTCTACACCATCGAGGATGTGCGCAATATAAAGCATGGCGCAAAGATCTTTTTCAAGGATCCCAAAAAGCGGGTTCTTGGTTTTTTCGGGCTGTAG
- a CDS encoding ABC transporter permease, giving the protein MSDIFFDLSVRSVKLNYLRSILASIGIVIGVIAISTMGMLGTNMQLQTKDQLSAGANTIVITPDAVRMGPPGSSPDSSSSSSVITKAQLSKIKVAAGANASNVVPIYSTNTEFTLSSIPGRGTIYGINPDQITAFLTIENGTNIEGVNDALVGSTIASNFNLKLGSKIKIGSAKTGRSEVKIVGILKERGQAADSVRTDNAIVVSDDWYVKEYGGENEYPQVNVIVKDVDTITGTEEVIDAKLNTNEKTPVVRVSDASTMLSSITSTLSTMTTFILAIGGISLLVAATSIFNVMMMSVTERVQEIGILLSIGTETGEVRRMFLYEAFILGILGAVIGGIGSLIIGYSVVSYMIGTTKYFFLPDSIIYVPAGMLIGIVVCVISGLYPAWRASNMDPIDALRSE; this is encoded by the coding sequence ATGAGCGATATTTTCTTTGACCTCTCGGTCCGGAGTGTAAAGCTGAATTATCTGCGCTCAATATTGGCATCCATTGGTATTGTTATCGGCGTAATTGCCATCTCAACGATGGGAATGCTCGGGACCAATATGCAGTTGCAGACAAAAGATCAGCTCTCCGCCGGAGCAAATACCATTGTTATAACACCGGATGCGGTCCGTATGGGTCCCCCGGGATCCAGTCCAGATTCCTCATCCTCATCGTCGGTAATAACCAAGGCCCAGCTGAGCAAGATCAAGGTCGCCGCGGGGGCAAATGCCAGTAATGTAGTCCCCATTTACTCGACAAATACGGAATTTACCCTGAGCTCCATTCCGGGCAGGGGAACGATCTATGGGATCAATCCCGATCAGATCACTGCGTTCCTGACCATCGAGAACGGGACCAACATCGAAGGAGTCAACGATGCCCTCGTTGGATCGACGATCGCATCGAATTTCAACCTGAAACTCGGAAGCAAGATAAAAATAGGCTCTGCCAAAACCGGGCGATCGGAAGTTAAGATCGTTGGTATTCTCAAGGAACGGGGGCAGGCGGCGGACAGTGTCAGGACCGACAATGCCATTGTTGTCTCGGATGACTGGTACGTAAAAGAGTACGGCGGGGAGAACGAGTATCCCCAGGTGAATGTGATCGTGAAAGATGTCGACACCATAACCGGTACTGAAGAAGTAATTGACGCAAAACTCAATACAAACGAGAAAACTCCCGTTGTGCGGGTTTCTGATGCAAGTACCATGCTCTCCAGCATTACATCGACTTTGAGTACGATGACCACGTTCATCCTTGCGATCGGGGGCATCTCCCTTCTGGTCGCAGCAACGAGCATCTTCAATGTCATGATGATGTCTGTTACGGAACGGGTGCAGGAGATCGGTATCCTGCTCTCCATCGGAACAGAGACCGGGGAGGTGCGCCGGATGTTCCTGTACGAGGCCTTCATCCTTGGTATTCTCGGTGCCGTTATCGGCGGGATTGGCAGTCTCATCATCGGATATTCCGTGGTGAGTTACATGATCGGGACAACGAAGTATTTCTTCCTGCCGGATAGCATCATCTATGTTCCGGCAGGGATGCTGATCGGGATAGTTGTCTGTGTGATATCCGGACTCTACCCTGCCTGGCGGGCCTCGAACATGGACCCCATAGATGCACTGAGAAGTGAGTAA
- a CDS encoding glycosyltransferase family 39 protein — translation MIPTRFCEKYRTELLLAGILLLSLFLNLWNLWNQGISNEYYAAAVKSMLENPRVIFFNSFDAAGFVTVDKPPVGLWVQVASAALLGFSGWVLVLPQALAGVGSVALVYLIVSRPFGRPAGLVSAFALAVTPIFVAVSRNGTMDGLLIFVLLLALYVALKAAREQSLPWLLVSVGLIGVGFNIKMIQAFIIVPAVLIIYIMGTRSLSMKTRAFHLLLAVLVLIIVSLSWTVAVDLVPADQRPYIGGSGDNSVLGLIINYNGIHRLENGATGSGDGSGPGSSISAAMPSQPGEFPSSGLQETNRTRDRRMDLESPAGQAPPGPGTLLSTGTGPSGAPGGAPPSGNGGAGGMMAENGTPGLFRLLSEGLAGQISWLLPLTLIGLLALLRRPASLSMKGLEDAGLFSEQGITTAALCLWLLPGLLYFSFTTGFWHSYYLATIAPPLAALAGIGILVMYEAYQGSSRTGWILPAAVFITGCVQVWVLLYTAEWAGALTPLVALGTIVLTLVLIYLKLKPSSRSSSHSRVATILAIGLLFIAPVVWSCTPLVYGSGNILPAAGPQLVQGSRGMPGGIGHVGQENTTSQLTEYLTSHSNGETWLVAVPSSHEAASLILETGRPVMSLGGFSGSDTILSTGSLTTLLKAGKVRYFSIPSTTAGGGQISGNTEIFSWVSSHCTAIPASEYGAGNGNNTEGVTGLPGSITRNYRPDSMGSTGSSGSNWNSAGPQTSQSTLYDCAGAI, via the coding sequence ATGATCCCGACGAGGTTTTGCGAAAAATACAGAACCGAGCTGTTACTTGCAGGTATTCTTCTCCTCTCCCTCTTTCTCAATCTCTGGAATCTCTGGAACCAGGGAATCTCCAATGAGTATTATGCAGCTGCTGTAAAGAGCATGCTCGAAAACCCCCGTGTCATCTTCTTCAATTCCTTTGATGCGGCAGGTTTTGTGACGGTGGATAAACCTCCCGTTGGTCTCTGGGTCCAGGTTGCCTCAGCCGCACTTCTCGGCTTCTCCGGCTGGGTACTCGTCCTGCCCCAGGCCCTTGCCGGTGTTGGATCGGTTGCCCTTGTCTACCTGATTGTCTCCCGCCCGTTCGGGAGACCGGCGGGTCTCGTGTCGGCGTTTGCCCTTGCCGTTACCCCCATTTTCGTTGCAGTGTCCCGGAACGGGACGATGGACGGTCTCCTGATCTTTGTTCTCCTCCTTGCCCTCTATGTCGCCCTCAAAGCTGCGCGGGAGCAATCGCTTCCCTGGCTTCTTGTATCGGTGGGTCTCATCGGCGTGGGGTTCAATATCAAGATGATCCAGGCGTTCATCATCGTTCCCGCAGTTCTGATAATCTATATTATGGGAACCCGGAGCCTCAGTATGAAGACCCGCGCCTTCCATCTCCTTCTGGCAGTCCTGGTCCTGATCATTGTATCCCTGTCCTGGACCGTTGCTGTGGATCTGGTCCCTGCAGACCAGCGCCCCTATATAGGGGGAAGCGGTGATAATTCCGTTCTTGGTCTTATAATAAACTATAATGGCATCCACCGGTTGGAAAACGGTGCGACAGGTTCGGGTGACGGTTCCGGACCCGGGTCCTCCATAAGCGCAGCAATGCCTTCGCAACCGGGAGAGTTCCCCAGCTCGGGACTGCAGGAGACCAATCGGACACGGGACCGGCGAATGGATCTGGAATCTCCGGCCGGTCAGGCACCCCCGGGTCCGGGAACCCTGCTATCAACTGGCACCGGACCCTCAGGTGCACCCGGGGGTGCTCCTCCCTCCGGTAACGGAGGTGCCGGCGGTATGATGGCAGAGAACGGGACTCCCGGCCTCTTCCGCCTACTCTCGGAGGGCCTCGCCGGCCAGATCAGCTGGCTCCTTCCTCTGACCCTGATCGGCCTTCTTGCCCTCTTGCGCCGGCCAGCTTCGCTCTCGATGAAAGGTCTTGAGGATGCCGGGCTCTTCTCTGAACAGGGAATTACCACTGCTGCGCTGTGTCTCTGGCTGCTCCCCGGCCTTTTGTACTTCAGTTTCACGACCGGGTTCTGGCATTCCTATTACCTAGCAACCATCGCCCCGCCCCTAGCTGCGCTGGCGGGTATCGGCATCCTGGTAATGTACGAAGCATATCAGGGAAGCAGCAGAACGGGATGGATACTGCCCGCTGCAGTCTTCATCACGGGCTGCGTTCAAGTCTGGGTACTCTTGTACACTGCTGAATGGGCCGGGGCGCTCACTCCCCTCGTCGCACTTGGGACCATAGTCCTCACTCTTGTGTTGATATACCTGAAGCTGAAACCCTCCTCCCGCAGCAGTTCGCATTCAAGGGTTGCAACCATACTTGCGATCGGGCTTCTGTTTATCGCCCCGGTTGTCTGGTCCTGCACACCATTGGTTTATGGGAGCGGGAATATCCTTCCTGCGGCCGGTCCCCAGCTTGTCCAGGGCAGCCGTGGTATGCCCGGGGGCATTGGTCATGTGGGCCAGGAGAACACCACCTCGCAGCTTACAGAGTATCTGACATCCCATAGCAATGGTGAAACCTGGCTCGTCGCAGTACCCAGCAGTCACGAAGCAGCCTCCCTGATCCTTGAAACGGGCAGACCTGTCATGTCCCTGGGTGGTTTTTCCGGTTCTGACACCATCCTGTCAACAGGGAGTCTCACAACACTGCTCAAGGCGGGAAAAGTCCGCTATTTCTCCATTCCTTCCACAACTGCGGGGGGTGGCCAGATTTCCGGCAATACTGAGATCTTCTCCTGGGTGAGCAGCCATTGTACTGCCATTCCCGCTTCAGAATATGGTGCTGGCAACGGCAACAATACTGAAGGTGTGACCGGCCTGCCAGGTTCAATCACCCGGAATTATCGTCCAGATTCAATGGGAAGTACCGGTTCTTCTGGCAGCAACTGGAATTCAGCCGGGCCACAAACCTCGCAAAGCACACTCTACGATTGCGCGGGTGCGATATGA
- a CDS encoding PKD domain-containing protein gives MRTLSAGLCFLFFFLVLVILPASAASTPAASFVVNTTSGTIPCGIQFIDTSTNSPSAWVWSFGDGGTSTEQNPSHAYTGAGAYTVTLTATNAAGSDTITKSGYITATKSTPSPTAAFVSNSTSGTAPFAVQFVDASTYSPTGWAWSFGDGSTSAEQNPSHTYSSAGTYTVTLTATNAAGSDTVTKTGFITVSAASSLPVASFVSTVTTGTIPLVVQFVDTSTNSPTGWVWSFGDGYTSSEKNPTHTYTTAGTYTVTLTVTNTAGSNTITQTGMITPYYAIPLVAFTSNVTSGSAPLSVGFSDASTNTPTSWYWYFGDGGTSSEQNPAYEYTDAGTYSVSLTATNSAGSNTTTQSSLITVTAITSPVVSFTSDVTTGTAPLTVQFTDTSSYSPTSWQWTFGDGISSTAKNPSHTYTSAGTYTVLLSASNAGGSRSKTVNDYIVVSAPVTTTTVPTTRPVTVTATPTPAVTGTTVIPEATSVNQTTSGSGESSGLLPIVVIAFVILVCIGIFVIKRNPPRRPGRSRGREL, from the coding sequence ATGAGAACACTTTCTGCAGGATTGTGTTTTTTATTCTTTTTTTTGGTCCTGGTCATCCTTCCGGCATCTGCAGCATCAACACCTGCGGCATCGTTTGTCGTGAATACAACTTCAGGAACTATCCCCTGCGGGATCCAGTTCATCGATACCTCCACGAATTCTCCTTCCGCCTGGGTCTGGTCGTTCGGCGACGGAGGCACATCAACGGAACAGAACCCATCTCACGCATATACCGGTGCAGGCGCCTATACGGTGACTCTGACTGCGACAAATGCTGCGGGAAGCGATACCATCACTAAATCGGGATATATCACAGCAACCAAATCAACTCCCTCCCCGACTGCTGCGTTTGTCTCGAACAGCACATCGGGCACGGCACCGTTTGCGGTCCAGTTCGTGGATGCCTCCACATACTCTCCTACCGGCTGGGCCTGGTCATTCGGCGATGGCAGCACGTCAGCTGAACAGAATCCTTCGCATACCTATTCTTCTGCCGGAACCTATACAGTGACCCTGACTGCGACAAATGCTGCGGGAAGCGATACGGTCACGAAGACCGGTTTCATCACGGTGAGTGCAGCATCCTCTCTTCCCGTGGCATCTTTTGTCTCTACCGTGACAACAGGCACCATACCCCTGGTCGTCCAGTTTGTTGATACCTCGACAAACTCCCCCACCGGCTGGGTCTGGTCATTCGGCGATGGATATACCTCTTCGGAAAAGAATCCCACGCATACCTATACAACTGCCGGTACCTATACCGTTACCCTGACGGTAACCAATACTGCGGGGAGCAACACGATAACCCAGACCGGGATGATCACGCCCTATTATGCCATCCCGCTTGTTGCCTTCACCAGCAATGTTACCTCCGGTTCTGCCCCTCTTTCAGTCGGGTTTTCGGATGCTTCTACCAACACCCCGACATCCTGGTACTGGTATTTCGGTGATGGCGGGACATCATCCGAGCAGAACCCGGCGTACGAGTATACTGATGCCGGCACCTATTCCGTCAGCCTGACCGCTACGAATAGTGCAGGATCCAATACAACTACCCAGTCAAGTCTCATCACCGTCACGGCCATTACATCGCCGGTTGTATCCTTCACTTCTGATGTTACCACGGGTACTGCCCCACTTACCGTTCAGTTCACCGATACCTCGTCATATTCCCCTACCAGCTGGCAGTGGACATTTGGCGACGGAATATCCTCGACGGCCAAGAATCCCTCGCACACCTATACTTCTGCCGGTACCTATACGGTCCTTCTCTCTGCATCCAATGCCGGGGGCAGCCGTTCAAAGACCGTAAATGATTATATCGTGGTATCTGCGCCGGTAACCACGACAACGGTTCCGACAACAAGACCGGTGACCGTTACTGCAACACCCACTCCTGCAGTGACCGGAACAACCGTGATTCCCGAAGCCACATCCGTGAACCAGACAACTTCCGGTTCGGGAGAATCATCCGGTTTACTGCCCATCGTCGTGATAGCATTTGTGATTCTGGTCTGTATCGGGATATTTGTGATCAAAAGAAATCCACCCCGCAGACCCGGGAGATCCCGGGGCCGGGAACTGTAA
- a CDS encoding ABC transporter ATP-binding protein has product MTDTPLIRLADVSKVYHLEAGDFTALDHVSLDIMDNDFVAIMGPSGSGKSTMMNQLGILDVPTSGELLIDGRNVAGLTSLERTHMRRDTIGYIFQKFYLIPLLSAYENVEYPLILKYKKRDTSGKATSLLEAVGIDKEMSAHRPTQLSGGQQQRVAVARALVNDPKILLCDEPTGNLDRKTGTQIMDILCGLHKEGKTVIIVTHDPKIAEYAQRTIRLEDGRIAEA; this is encoded by the coding sequence ATGACCGATACCCCCCTTATCCGGCTTGCGGATGTGTCGAAAGTGTACCATCTCGAAGCCGGTGATTTCACTGCTCTGGATCATGTCTCGCTCGACATCATGGACAATGATTTTGTCGCCATCATGGGACCTTCGGGTTCCGGTAAATCGACCATGATGAACCAGCTCGGGATCCTTGATGTCCCGACATCGGGAGAACTTCTCATCGACGGGAGGAACGTGGCCGGACTGACAAGCCTTGAGCGGACACACATGCGCCGGGACACCATCGGGTACATCTTCCAGAAATTTTACTTGATCCCGCTTCTCTCGGCGTATGAGAACGTGGAATACCCGCTTATCCTGAAGTACAAGAAACGGGACACCAGCGGCAAAGCCACATCTCTCCTCGAAGCTGTCGGGATTGACAAGGAAATGAGTGCCCACCGCCCCACCCAGCTTTCCGGTGGTCAGCAGCAGCGCGTGGCGGTGGCCAGGGCGCTTGTCAATGACCCGAAGATCCTTCTCTGTGACGAACCGACCGGCAATCTCGACCGGAAGACCGGAACCCAGATCATGGATATTCTCTGTGGCCTGCATAAAGAGGGAAAGACGGTCATCATCGTGACTCATGATCCCAAGATCGCAGAATATGCACAACGCACGATCAGGCTTGAAGACGGGAGGATTGCAGAAGCATGA
- a CDS encoding YkgJ family cysteine cluster protein has translation MTFTCQQCGECCSTMGEIIEVIEEISPLRFRIGYTTTGEERIVVVDPDKKDLFSHKSSMQERSLACPFLCMAAPGRVICTVHASRPDLCRQYSCFRLLVLDARGNRIGKVIESTRILRTMDHPLREIWDREIAGLQVADEHAWEKTAERLLTLRGYTVLT, from the coding sequence TTGACCTTTACCTGCCAGCAATGCGGGGAGTGCTGCAGCACGATGGGTGAGATAATCGAAGTTATTGAAGAGATCTCCCCCTTGAGATTCCGAATCGGTTACACGACAACCGGTGAAGAGCGCATTGTGGTTGTGGATCCGGACAAGAAAGATCTTTTTTCCCACAAGTCTTCCATGCAGGAGCGCTCCCTTGCCTGCCCGTTTCTCTGTATGGCAGCCCCGGGACGGGTGATCTGCACGGTGCATGCATCGCGTCCTGACCTGTGCCGGCAGTACTCCTGTTTCCGGCTCCTTGTTCTGGATGCCAGAGGAAACCGGATCGGAAAAGTGATCGAGTCCACAAGGATCCTCCGAACAATGGATCACCCGCTCAGGGAGATCTGGGACCGGGAGATTGCCGGTCTCCAGGTCGCCGACGAGCATGCCTGGGAAAAAACTGCAGAGAGACTGCTGACCCTCAGAGGATACACGGTACTAACGTGA
- a CDS encoding GtrA family protein produces MPERGARMFKNERILWFFFIGIIASAIDLGLLYGFTSYLGIWYLLSATISYSIGIIVSYILNKYLTFHDKNRQYGVQFTSFVVISFSCLLVNLCIIWLAVELFSTGYLLAKVLATCCAFFWNYYGQSRITFHSA; encoded by the coding sequence ATGCCCGAACGTGGAGCACGGATGTTCAAAAACGAGCGTATCCTCTGGTTCTTTTTTATCGGTATCATAGCCTCGGCAATCGATCTCGGCCTGCTGTATGGGTTCACTTCATATCTCGGGATATGGTATCTTCTCTCGGCAACGATCTCCTATTCTATCGGGATTATTGTCAGTTACATCCTGAACAAGTACCTGACGTTCCATGACAAGAACCGGCAATATGGTGTCCAGTTCACATCGTTTGTCGTCATCTCCTTCAGCTGTCTCCTTGTGAATCTCTGCATCATCTGGCTTGCTGTCGAGTTGTTCTCCACGGGATATCTCCTGGCAAAGGTACTTGCAACCTGCTGTGCGTTTTTCTGGAATTATTACGGGCAGAGCAGGATCACGTTTCACTCTGCGTGA
- a CDS encoding protein kinase: protein MNRINGRYREATVIVLLLSLLFSVTPVMATVFTYDNNSSYGSLQNLINAANASDTILIKNGTYAENLTIDRPLVVRAEDYRNPPRLIISKGGTAINLTAKGIVLDGLALSGNGGYGILVQSDNNQISNVTITGFEQGIRLKSAVNNEFISNSIVNNTAGITLDQESQVNAFYLNYLDNPLDVESQSGDTTWSSRPSKYQYEGNTYTGSLGNYWKKYTGSATGTGIGSIPYPIQQNASSTLDSKDAKSALVDRAPLISLPGMYTLIGREEQQPGTVPGSAPNSGHGSLPGSVPTVPGSVPTIPGSVTGETIPKESSAFPGSGPGNTNIGPPPFPGNLVQYWWIVPIALIISAAGGIWYERIRKRKESAGHPDPDTKTGGNTTIVKKTLPDTREEDTGGFHHYAARLPPGLEKRYPGAEYVAEGGACRIFRAWDPVEGRDVAVKVPIRFDEVTGTQFTKELHVWQSLHHKNIVEIYAANIFPVPYIEMEFVESSLASIKFPLEKEKAVAIVRGVAEGLLYAHEQGIAHRDIKPGNILIDPDGTAKITDWGLAKAEGTKQSGIIGFSLEYAAPEQLAPNIYGEPGIWTDIYQLGVLFFEMTTGQVPFMGGGMGEITHAIIHDNPPPVSLTGPGSAEIEAIILRCMKKHPKDRYQSVAEIIRDLEKIRF from the coding sequence GTGAACCGGATAAACGGACGCTACCGGGAAGCGACAGTTATTGTCCTGCTTCTCAGTCTTCTCTTTTCGGTAACCCCGGTAATGGCAACGGTGTTCACGTACGACAACAACAGCTCGTATGGCTCCCTCCAGAACCTCATCAATGCCGCGAACGCAAGCGATACTATCCTCATAAAAAACGGAACCTATGCTGAAAATCTGACCATTGACCGGCCATTGGTCGTGCGTGCAGAAGATTACCGGAATCCCCCCCGCCTGATCATTTCGAAGGGCGGGACTGCAATCAACCTCACGGCCAAGGGGATTGTTCTTGACGGGCTGGCCCTCTCCGGAAACGGGGGATATGGTATCCTCGTCCAGTCGGATAACAATCAGATCAGCAATGTCACTATCACCGGTTTTGAGCAGGGAATCCGCCTGAAATCCGCGGTGAACAACGAGTTCATCAGTAACAGCATTGTCAACAACACCGCAGGTATCACCCTCGACCAAGAATCGCAGGTCAATGCATTTTACCTGAATTACCTGGACAATCCCCTTGACGTTGAGAGCCAGTCGGGAGATACCACCTGGTCCAGCAGGCCATCGAAATACCAGTACGAGGGAAATACCTATACGGGTTCGCTTGGGAACTACTGGAAGAAATATACCGGGAGTGCAACCGGCACGGGGATTGGCTCGATACCTTATCCCATCCAGCAGAACGCCAGCAGCACCCTGGACTCAAAGGACGCCAAGAGTGCACTGGTCGACAGGGCCCCTCTGATCAGTCTGCCGGGCATGTACACGCTCATCGGAAGGGAAGAGCAGCAGCCGGGTACCGTCCCCGGTTCGGCACCTAATTCAGGACATGGTTCCCTACCCGGATCAGTGCCTACCGTGCCGGGTTCAGTACCGACAATACCAGGATCAGTCACTGGGGAGACAATACCCAAAGAGAGCAGTGCATTCCCGGGTTCAGGTCCGGGAAATACCAATATCGGTCCTCCCCCGTTTCCCGGAAATCTTGTCCAGTACTGGTGGATAGTCCCCATCGCCCTGATAATCTCAGCTGCCGGGGGGATCTGGTACGAGCGGATACGAAAGAGAAAAGAGTCTGCCGGGCATCCTGATCCCGACACAAAAACAGGAGGGAATACAACAATTGTCAAAAAGACCCTCCCGGATACTCGCGAGGAAGATACAGGAGGGTTCCATCATTACGCTGCCCGTCTGCCCCCGGGCCTTGAGAAACGATATCCCGGGGCGGAATATGTGGCGGAAGGAGGCGCATGCCGGATCTTCCGGGCATGGGATCCGGTTGAAGGGCGGGACGTTGCGGTCAAGGTGCCCATCCGGTTCGATGAAGTCACCGGCACACAGTTCACCAAAGAACTTCATGTCTGGCAGAGTCTTCATCACAAAAATATCGTTGAAATCTATGCTGCAAACATCTTTCCGGTACCCTATATCGAGATGGAGTTTGTCGAATCATCGCTTGCGTCCATAAAATTCCCTCTTGAAAAGGAGAAAGCAGTAGCCATTGTGAGGGGTGTTGCAGAAGGTCTCCTGTACGCTCACGAACAGGGAATCGCCCACCGGGATATCAAACCCGGCAATATCCTCATTGACCCGGACGGAACAGCAAAAATTACAGACTGGGGTCTGGCAAAGGCGGAAGGAACCAAACAGTCGGGCATCATCGGTTTTTCCCTTGAATATGCTGCACCCGAGCAACTGGCCCCGAACATTTATGGCGAACCGGGAATCTGGACGGATATTTACCAGTTGGGAGTCCTGTTCTTTGAAATGACCACCGGGCAAGTACCATTCATGGGAGGGGGCATGGGAGAAATAACCCACGCGATCATCCACGACAATCCGCCGCCGGTCTCCCTCACGGGCCCGGGTTCGGCAGAGATTGAGGCCATCATTCTTCGCTGTATGAAAAAACACCCGAAAGACCGGTATCAGTCAGTAGCAGAGATCATTCGGGATCTGGAAAAGATACGGTTTTAA
- a CDS encoding helix-turn-helix domain-containing protein: MAEKATVCISTDPAFLQELSEYLEVLSNPSRLKILKVIEKEPKEISEIASRIDTSYANTKKHIDQLVQIGLVKKEAGFGRETAKGIHPVWKFSLAEGSLEMLIKNMGVFSRINIPIGYGEIQGRLNEVRTAVLQESGKDYPALHLVEGRGAGRTFLLKKDRILLGRADADAPSKAGEGDIVLPEEYVAVTRITKPHAIITRTGAVWQIEDRGSSGGTYVNTEHLAPMHKTAIKNGDLIDLAMGEEAARFLFIANE; this comes from the coding sequence ATGGCCGAGAAAGCGACTGTCTGTATTTCAACAGATCCTGCATTCCTGCAGGAACTCTCAGAGTACCTGGAAGTGCTTTCCAACCCTTCGAGGTTGAAGATACTCAAGGTCATCGAGAAAGAACCAAAAGAGATCAGCGAGATTGCATCCCGTATCGATACGAGTTATGCGAATACCAAGAAGCATATCGACCAGCTGGTCCAGATTGGCCTTGTGAAAAAGGAGGCCGGCTTCGGGAGGGAGACTGCAAAAGGTATCCACCCGGTCTGGAAATTCTCCCTTGCCGAAGGAAGTCTTGAGATGCTCATCAAGAATATGGGCGTTTTCTCCCGGATCAACATCCCCATCGGATACGGTGAGATCCAGGGCAGGCTCAATGAAGTGCGGACTGCGGTCCTTCAGGAATCCGGCAAGGATTATCCGGCCCTCCATCTGGTGGAGGGACGCGGGGCTGGCCGGACATTCCTCTTAAAAAAAGATCGGATCCTTCTTGGCCGGGCGGATGCTGACGCTCCCTCAAAAGCAGGCGAGGGAGACATCGTCCTTCCGGAAGAGTATGTGGCAGTGACGAGGATCACAAAACCCCATGCCATCATTACAAGGACAGGAGCAGTCTGGCAGATAGAGGACCGGGGCAGTTCCGGTGGTACATATGTGAATACAGAGCATCTCGCTCCTATGCACAAGACCGCTATAAAAAACGGTGATCTCATCGATCTTGCCATGGGAGAGGAAGCAGCCCGGTTCCTGTTCATTGCAAACGAGTGA